A genomic region of Thiohalophilus sp. contains the following coding sequences:
- a CDS encoding peptidylprolyl isomerase yields MFKPNTCSSVFALIAAALLFSGTAFAADPVAVVNGEPISQQTYERYLKYRSQQQDGQSGQVNREALINELVNRQLLLQEAKEQKLHQNPDIAFRIKQLEADALIQALIQKQAQSSPISEDELKKEYEQRVSASNAKEYKASHILLKSEQEAKDVIKELDSGAVFADVAKAKSTGPTAKNGGDLGWFNANQMVPPFTQAVARMDKGSYSKTPVKTQFGWHVIKLEDERKVTPPKFEEVKEQLRSMKGNQLIQQYVIQLRQDANVEIK; encoded by the coding sequence ATGTTTAAACCCAATACCTGCTCATCCGTCTTTGCGCTCATCGCTGCCGCCCTGTTATTCAGTGGCACAGCATTTGCGGCCGATCCGGTCGCTGTGGTCAATGGCGAGCCGATCTCGCAGCAAACCTACGAGCGGTATCTCAAATACCGCAGCCAGCAACAAGACGGGCAATCCGGCCAGGTCAATCGCGAAGCGTTGATCAATGAGCTGGTTAACCGTCAACTGCTGTTGCAGGAAGCCAAAGAACAGAAGCTGCATCAAAACCCGGACATCGCTTTTCGCATCAAGCAGCTGGAAGCCGACGCGTTGATCCAGGCCCTGATCCAGAAACAGGCCCAGAGCAGCCCGATCAGCGAAGACGAGCTCAAAAAGGAATATGAACAGCGTGTTTCCGCCAGCAATGCGAAAGAGTACAAGGCCAGTCACATCCTGCTCAAAAGCGAGCAAGAGGCCAAAGACGTCATCAAGGAACTGGACAGCGGCGCGGTATTTGCCGATGTCGCCAAGGCCAAATCCACCGGGCCCACTGCCAAAAACGGCGGCGACCTTGGCTGGTTCAACGCCAATCAGATGGTCCCGCCCTTCACTCAGGCCGTGGCCAGGATGGATAAAGGCAGCTACAGCAAAACCCCGGTCAAGACCCAGTTCGGCTGGCACGTCATCAAGCTGGAAGACGAACGCAAGGTCACTCCGCCCAAGTTCGAAGAAGTCAAGGAGCAGCTGCGCAGCATGAAAGGCAACCAGCTCATCCAGCAATATGTTATCCAGCTTCGACAAGACGCCAACGTCGAAATCAAGTAA
- a CDS encoding YciI family protein, with protein MLYAIIAQDNDNSLEQRLASRPAHVERLQQLKDQGRLILAGPHPAIDSEDPGPAGFSGSLIVAEFASLEDARQWADADPYVAAGVYQSVTVKPFKKVFP; from the coding sequence ATGTTATACGCCATTATCGCCCAGGATAACGACAACAGCCTGGAACAACGTCTGGCCTCGCGCCCGGCACACGTGGAGCGCCTGCAGCAGCTCAAGGATCAGGGGCGCCTGATTCTGGCCGGCCCGCATCCGGCCATCGACAGCGAGGATCCCGGCCCGGCCGGTTTCAGCGGCTCGTTGATCGTCGCTGAATTTGCCTCGCTGGAGGATGCCCGGCAGTGGGCCGATGCCGATCCCTATGTCGCCGCCGGCGTCTATCAATCCGTTACCGTCAAGCCTTTTAAGAAGGTGTTTCCGTAG
- a CDS encoding inner membrane-spanning protein YciB, producing MKFLFDFFPILLFFIIYKLYGIYPATAVAIAGSILQNAFYWYRHRKFENMHLVTLGLIIILGGATLLFQNKTFIMWKPTAVYWAFAIAFIASQFIGEKPLIQRMMGHAIEVPPRIWRNANFSMALFSVLLGVANLYVANFYFVAEQALIAASEQAVNLENCAATYSGTAVELCRQAKSMESIWVNFKLFGMLILSVVFLIGLGVYLSLHVKDEENKDELATSTEPGNDA from the coding sequence ATGAAGTTTCTGTTTGATTTTTTCCCCATACTGCTGTTTTTCATCATCTACAAGCTGTATGGCATTTACCCGGCCACCGCCGTGGCGATTGCCGGTTCGATTTTGCAGAACGCGTTTTACTGGTATCGCCATCGCAAGTTCGAAAACATGCACCTGGTGACTCTGGGGCTGATCATCATACTGGGTGGCGCCACCTTGTTGTTCCAGAACAAGACGTTCATCATGTGGAAGCCCACCGCGGTTTACTGGGCCTTTGCCATTGCCTTTATCGCCAGCCAGTTCATCGGGGAAAAGCCGCTGATCCAGCGTATGATGGGCCATGCCATCGAAGTACCGCCGCGCATCTGGCGTAATGCCAATTTCAGCATGGCCCTGTTCTCGGTGTTACTGGGGGTCGCCAACCTGTATGTGGCCAACTTTTATTTCGTGGCCGAACAGGCCCTGATCGCCGCCAGTGAACAGGCAGTCAACCTGGAAAACTGCGCCGCCACCTATAGCGGCACGGCGGTGGAACTGTGCCGGCAGGCCAAATCCATGGAATCCATCTGGGTCAACTTCAAACTTTTTGGTATGCTAATCCTGAGTGTCGTCTTTCTGATCGGCCTCGGTGTTTATCTCTCCTTGCACGTCAAGGACGAAGAAAACAAGGACGAACTGGCAACCTCAACCGAACCGGGTAACGACGCCTGA
- a CDS encoding PHP domain-containing protein, with product MTERFDLHTHSTASDGTLSPAELVARAAGRDIDQLALTDHDTTAGLEAARVAAREQGLRLIPGIELSVSWAHQTLHIVGLHIDPGHPAMQGGIARQLDFRRWRAEEIGRRLAKAGIAGAYDGACGYADGELVGRTHFARYLVEQGHARDLKQVFKRYLVKGKPGHVPGEWATLEQAVGWIRQSGGLAVIAHPARYKLNATRLRQLLGEFGELGGAALEVVSGSHSRDDMLRFGQLSQTWSLAASSGSDYHGPENPYRDLGRLPELPAGCRPVWESDAWARCSEVAA from the coding sequence ATGACAGAGCGATTCGATTTACATACCCATTCCACCGCCTCCGACGGCACCCTGAGTCCCGCCGAGCTGGTCGCCCGGGCGGCCGGGCGGGACATTGACCAGCTGGCGTTGACCGACCACGATACCACCGCCGGCCTTGAAGCGGCCCGGGTGGCGGCGCGTGAACAGGGCCTCAGGCTGATCCCCGGGATCGAGCTGTCGGTCAGCTGGGCGCACCAGACCCTGCATATTGTGGGCCTGCACATCGATCCCGGGCATCCCGCCATGCAGGGGGGTATTGCCCGGCAACTCGATTTTCGCCGCTGGCGGGCGGAGGAGATCGGCCGGCGGCTGGCCAAAGCCGGTATCGCCGGGGCCTATGACGGTGCCTGCGGCTATGCCGACGGGGAACTGGTGGGGCGCACGCATTTTGCCCGTTACCTGGTGGAACAGGGCCACGCGCGGGATCTGAAGCAGGTCTTCAAACGCTATCTGGTCAAGGGCAAGCCGGGCCATGTGCCTGGCGAGTGGGCAACCCTGGAGCAGGCCGTGGGCTGGATTCGCCAATCGGGCGGACTGGCGGTGATCGCGCATCCGGCCCGCTACAAGCTTAACGCCACGCGCCTGCGCCAGCTGCTGGGGGAATTTGGCGAACTGGGCGGCGCCGCGCTGGAGGTGGTCTCGGGCAGCCACAGCCGTGATGATATGCTGCGTTTCGGCCAGTTGAGCCAGACCTGGAGCCTGGCCGCCTCCAGCGGTTCCGACTACCACGGTCCGGAAAATCCCTATCGGGATCTGGGCCGCCTGCCCGAGTTGCCGGCCGGTTGTCGTCCCGTCTGGGAGTCTGACGCCTGGGCTCGCTGCAGCGAGGTGGCGGCATGA
- a CDS encoding L-threonylcarbamoyladenylate synthase produces the protein MSQFFQIHPVTPQPRLIRQAVELLRQGGVIVYPTDSAYALGCHLEDKKAMERIRQIRRVDDKHNFTLVCADLSQISAYAKLTNNTLFRILNSHTPGPYTFILNATSEVPRRLLHPKRRTIGIRIPDNPIAQALVAELGEPIMSSTLILPGQEMPLTDPEEIREQLEHQVDLVIDGGHCGFDPSTVVDMTDELPRVIRQGKGDPAPFESV, from the coding sequence ATGAGCCAGTTTTTCCAGATCCACCCGGTAACGCCCCAGCCGCGGCTGATTCGCCAGGCGGTGGAGTTGCTGCGCCAGGGCGGGGTGATCGTCTATCCCACCGACTCGGCCTACGCGCTGGGTTGCCATCTGGAAGATAAAAAGGCGATGGAGCGCATTCGTCAGATTCGCCGGGTCGATGACAAGCACAACTTCACCCTGGTCTGCGCCGATCTCTCCCAGATCAGTGCCTATGCCAAGCTGACCAACAATACCCTGTTCCGGATCCTCAACAGCCATACCCCGGGGCCGTACACCTTTATTCTCAATGCCACCAGCGAGGTGCCACGCCGCCTGCTGCATCCCAAGCGGCGCACCATCGGGATTCGCATTCCCGACAACCCTATTGCCCAGGCGCTGGTAGCCGAGCTGGGTGAGCCGATCATGAGCTCCACCCTGATCCTGCCCGGTCAGGAGATGCCCCTGACCGACCCGGAGGAAATCCGCGAGCAGCTGGAACACCAGGTGGACCTGGTCATCGACGGCGGTCATTGCGGCTTCGACCCCAGCACGGTGGTCGATATGACCGACGAGCTGCCCCGGGTGATTCGCCAGGGCAAGGGGGACCCGGCGCCGTTCGAGAGCGTCTGA
- a CDS encoding tryptophan--tRNA ligase, which translates to MTALPNQKQRVLSGMRPTGALHLGHYHGVLKNWIKLQHEYECFFFVADWHALTTHYEDPQIIEQSVWEMVIDWLSVGVNPGSATLFIQSRVPEHAELHLLLSMITPLGWLERVPSFKDQQEKLKERDLATYGFLGYPLLQSADILMYKAGLVPVGEDQVAHVELTREVARRFNYLYGREPGFEEKVEAAIKKMGKKNAKLYQELRRRFQEQGDDEALHTAQALLDDQQNITLGDKERLFGYLEGGGRIILPEPDSLLTPAPKMPGLDGQKMSKSYHNTLSLREDPAEIEKKLRTMPTDPARVRRTDPGDPEKCPVWKLHQVYSPDEVRDWVQQGCTSAGIGCLECKAPVIEAVKAELAPIHERAMEYQQDTGLVRKIITEGCDKARDTARQTLQEVRQAMGLEYR; encoded by the coding sequence TTGACTGCTTTGCCCAATCAGAAACAACGTGTGCTGTCCGGCATGCGGCCGACCGGCGCCCTGCACCTGGGCCATTACCACGGGGTGCTGAAAAACTGGATCAAACTGCAGCACGAGTACGAGTGCTTTTTCTTCGTCGCCGACTGGCATGCCCTGACCACCCACTACGAGGATCCGCAGATCATCGAGCAGAGTGTCTGGGAGATGGTCATCGACTGGCTCTCGGTGGGCGTCAATCCCGGCTCGGCCACCCTGTTCATCCAGTCCCGGGTGCCGGAGCATGCCGAGCTGCATCTGCTGCTGTCGATGATCACCCCGCTGGGCTGGCTGGAGCGGGTGCCGAGCTTCAAGGATCAGCAGGAGAAACTCAAGGAGCGGGACCTGGCCACCTACGGTTTTCTGGGGTATCCCCTGCTGCAAAGCGCCGATATCCTGATGTACAAGGCCGGGCTGGTCCCGGTCGGCGAGGATCAGGTGGCCCACGTGGAGCTGACCCGCGAGGTGGCGCGCCGTTTTAACTATTTATATGGTCGCGAACCGGGCTTCGAGGAAAAGGTCGAGGCGGCGATCAAGAAAATGGGCAAGAAAAACGCCAAGCTCTACCAGGAGCTGCGACGCCGTTTTCAGGAGCAGGGCGATGATGAGGCGCTGCACACCGCCCAGGCGCTGCTCGACGATCAACAGAACATCACCCTGGGCGACAAGGAGCGACTGTTCGGTTATCTGGAAGGCGGCGGCCGGATTATCCTGCCCGAGCCCGACAGTCTGCTGACGCCGGCGCCGAAGATGCCCGGTCTGGACGGGCAGAAAATGTCCAAGTCCTATCACAATACCCTCTCGTTACGCGAAGATCCCGCCGAGATCGAGAAAAAACTGCGCACCATGCCGACCGACCCGGCCCGGGTGCGACGCACCGATCCCGGCGATCCAGAAAAATGCCCGGTGTGGAAACTCCATCAGGTATACTCCCCGGACGAGGTGCGGGATTGGGTGCAGCAGGGCTGCACCAGCGCCGGCATCGGCTGCCTGGAATGCAAGGCGCCGGTGATCGAGGCGGTCAAGGCCGAGCTGGCACCGATCCACGAACGCGCCATGGAATATCAACAGGATACGGGACTGGTGCGCAAGATTATCACCGAAGGCTGCGACAAGGCCCGGGATACCGCGCGCCAGACCCTGCAGGAAGTCCGGCAGGCCATGGGCCTGGAGTATCGCTGA
- a CDS encoding ScpA family protein — protein MTDTIEHHDSQETPEQQEMPFAVVQGTPMTVLPKDLYIPPDALEVFLAETFAGPLDLLLYLIKRQNLDILDLPIATITAQYMEYVELMSELRLELAAEYLVMAAMLAEIKSRMLLPRPVSEEEEEGDPRAELVRRLQEYERFKKAAEDIDELPRVGRDVFPAEVKAPDLKVVRTPPEVDIKDVLAAFTDVMRRASRYEHHHIQMEPLSVRERMSRVLGAVKSDSFTDFNALFSLEEGRSGVVVTLLAILELLKQHLIEMVQTEVYGPIHVKARQAENNPE, from the coding sequence ATGACCGACACCATCGAGCACCACGACAGCCAGGAGACGCCCGAGCAGCAGGAGATGCCCTTCGCCGTGGTGCAGGGCACGCCGATGACGGTGCTGCCCAAGGATCTCTATATTCCCCCCGATGCGCTGGAAGTGTTCCTGGCGGAAACCTTCGCCGGGCCGCTGGATCTGCTGCTGTATCTGATCAAGCGCCAGAATCTGGACATTCTCGATCTGCCGATCGCCACCATCACCGCCCAGTACATGGAGTACGTGGAGCTGATGAGCGAACTGCGTCTGGAGCTGGCCGCCGAGTATCTGGTGATGGCGGCCATGCTGGCCGAGATCAAATCGCGCATGCTGCTGCCGCGGCCGGTCAGCGAGGAAGAAGAAGAGGGCGATCCGCGTGCCGAACTGGTGCGTCGACTGCAGGAATACGAACGCTTCAAAAAAGCCGCCGAGGATATCGACGAGTTGCCGCGGGTCGGGCGCGATGTATTTCCTGCCGAGGTCAAGGCGCCCGATCTCAAGGTGGTGCGTACCCCGCCGGAAGTGGATATCAAGGATGTGCTGGCCGCGTTTACCGATGTCATGCGCCGGGCCTCCAGGTATGAACACCATCATATCCAGATGGAGCCGTTGTCGGTGCGCGAGCGCATGTCGCGGGTGCTGGGGGCGGTCAAGTCCGACAGCTTTACCGATTTCAACGCGCTGTTTAGCCTCGAAGAGGGACGCAGCGGCGTGGTCGTGACGCTGCTGGCGATTCTGGAGCTGCTCAAACAACACCTGATCGAAATGGTCCAGACCGAGGTCTACGGACCGATTCATGTCAAAGCCAGACAAGCCGAGAACAACCCCGAGTAA
- the scpB gene encoding SMC-Scp complex subunit ScpB, with product MTEQELKRIIESVLFAADDPVNLNQLQEVFNDDNAPDLEAIKAALAALQEDYADHSLELRQVGSGYRFQVKQDYANWVSKLWEEKPARYSRAVLETLALIAYRQPITRGEIEEIRGVSVSTQIIKTLQEREWVKVVGHRDVPGKPALYASTREFLDYFNLQSLQDLPPLAELRDIDSINAELDWGESQQGEDASQMQNAPDEPLEAEHPDEVAAINDADDEAAGHDADETIGHEADDVETDTEVEIEAEVEAQGESDAGDEPEETDNDESRTTRVLSAEH from the coding sequence ATGACTGAACAGGAACTCAAACGCATCATCGAATCCGTGCTGTTTGCCGCCGACGATCCGGTGAACCTCAACCAGTTACAGGAGGTGTTCAACGACGACAATGCGCCTGACCTTGAGGCGATCAAGGCGGCGCTTGCCGCGTTGCAGGAAGACTATGCCGATCACAGCCTGGAATTGCGCCAGGTGGGTTCCGGTTATCGTTTTCAGGTGAAACAGGATTACGCCAACTGGGTTTCGAAGCTGTGGGAGGAAAAGCCGGCCCGCTATTCCCGCGCCGTGCTTGAGACCCTGGCGCTGATCGCCTATCGCCAGCCCATCACCCGGGGCGAGATCGAGGAGATCCGTGGCGTCAGTGTCAGCACTCAGATCATCAAAACCCTGCAGGAACGCGAATGGGTCAAGGTAGTGGGCCATCGCGATGTGCCGGGCAAACCGGCGCTGTACGCCTCCACCCGGGAATTTCTTGATTACTTCAATCTGCAAAGCCTGCAGGATCTGCCGCCGCTGGCGGAACTGCGCGATATCGATTCCATCAATGCCGAACTGGACTGGGGGGAAAGCCAGCAGGGTGAAGACGCCTCGCAAATGCAGAACGCCCCGGATGAACCGCTTGAAGCCGAACACCCGGATGAGGTGGCAGCGATCAATGACGCTGACGACGAAGCCGCCGGCCATGACGCTGACGAAACCATCGGTCATGAAGCCGATGACGTTGAAACCGATACTGAAGTCGAAATCGAAGCTGAAGTCGAAGCGCAGGGCGAGTCCGACGCCGGTGATGAGCCCGAAGAAACCGACAATGACGAGAGCCGCACGACCCGGGTGCTGAGCGCCGAGCACTGA
- the rluB gene encoding 23S rRNA pseudouridine(2605) synthase RluB → MAERVQKVLAQAGYGSRREIESWIEQGRIEINGKPARLGDKVELTDEIRLNGKPVRRTLDLAPRRILAYNKPEGEICTRDDPEGRSTVFAKLPPVKNGRWIIVGRLDINSSGLILFTTDGELANRLMHPSSEIEREYAVRVLGELSDDHYRQLREGVQLDDGPARFDDIVDGGGQGVNHWYYVLLHEGRNREVRRLFDAVGVTVNRLIRTRFGNLFLPRNLPQGQWRELGEKDINHVLAMVGMDEALPESPRSTKKTTRKKTVRKKQSRKKTSRQAKR, encoded by the coding sequence ATGGCTGAACGCGTACAAAAAGTCCTGGCCCAGGCGGGCTATGGCTCTCGCCGGGAGATCGAATCCTGGATCGAGCAGGGCCGCATCGAGATCAACGGCAAGCCGGCCCGGTTGGGTGACAAGGTCGAACTGACGGATGAAATCCGGCTCAACGGCAAGCCGGTGCGCCGGACGCTGGACCTCGCCCCGCGCCGCATCCTCGCCTACAACAAGCCCGAAGGTGAAATCTGTACCCGGGACGATCCCGAAGGCCGCTCGACGGTGTTCGCCAAATTGCCGCCGGTCAAAAACGGCCGCTGGATCATCGTCGGCCGCCTGGATATCAACTCCTCCGGCCTGATCCTGTTTACCACCGACGGCGAACTGGCCAACCGGCTGATGCATCCCTCCTCTGAAATCGAACGGGAATACGCCGTGCGCGTGCTGGGCGAGCTTTCCGACGACCATTACCGACAGCTGCGCGAGGGTGTGCAACTGGATGACGGCCCGGCACGGTTCGACGACATCGTCGACGGGGGCGGACAGGGTGTGAACCACTGGTATTACGTGCTGCTGCACGAAGGTCGCAACCGCGAAGTACGACGCCTGTTCGACGCCGTCGGGGTTACGGTCAACCGCCTGATCCGAACCCGCTTCGGCAACCTGTTCCTGCCCCGCAACCTGCCGCAGGGCCAATGGCGCGAACTCGGTGAGAAAGACATCAACCACGTCCTGGCCATGGTCGGCATGGACGAAGCCCTGCCCGAATCGCCACGTTCAACGAAAAAGACAACCCGGAAGAAAACGGTTCGCAAAAAACAATCCCGTAAAAAAACATCCCGCCAGGCTAAACGATAA
- a CDS encoding GGDEF domain-containing protein — translation MAINSTTGSQDTSVTAGNLGQDQLGIAPTDLQQTLELAGLLQTTLEINQILGHFLDNARIRVDFDSAHYSYDALGMEFEQGSRKRHSCSYRLKLAGEFLGELVFTRRQRFAEEELQKIENLLCQLIYPLRNGIWYQRALHAAHFDQLTGVHNRAAFDSSLVREVDLAHRNQVPLSLVVTDLDDFKLINDEHGHAVGDDVLRIFAETLMLNMRSSDIVYRYGGEEFVILLSNTDRTGAELVAQRLREAVNRTLFSSKGLNIPVTASFGVASLGRQDDSKSLFDKADHAMYEAKKAGRNRVVAFFAEQAKQSEVS, via the coding sequence ATGGCGATAAACAGTACAACAGGCAGCCAGGACACTTCCGTCACCGCCGGGAATCTCGGCCAGGACCAGCTTGGCATTGCGCCAACGGACCTGCAACAGACGCTGGAGCTGGCGGGTCTGCTGCAAACGACCCTGGAAATCAATCAGATACTCGGGCATTTTCTCGACAACGCACGCATTCGGGTCGATTTTGACAGCGCCCATTACAGTTATGACGCGCTGGGCATGGAATTCGAGCAGGGGAGCCGCAAGCGGCACAGTTGTTCCTACCGGCTAAAACTTGCCGGTGAATTCCTCGGCGAGCTGGTTTTCACCCGCCGCCAGCGGTTTGCCGAGGAGGAACTGCAGAAGATCGAAAATCTGCTCTGCCAGCTGATTTACCCTCTGCGCAACGGGATCTGGTATCAACGCGCCCTGCATGCGGCCCATTTCGATCAGTTGACCGGCGTACACAACCGGGCGGCCTTCGACTCCAGCCTGGTGCGCGAGGTCGATCTGGCCCATCGGAACCAGGTGCCCCTGTCCCTGGTGGTGACCGACCTGGATGACTTCAAGCTGATTAACGACGAGCACGGCCATGCCGTGGGCGATGACGTGCTGCGTATCTTTGCCGAAACCCTGATGCTGAACATGCGCAGCAGCGACATAGTCTATCGTTACGGCGGCGAGGAGTTTGTCATCCTGTTGAGCAACACCGACCGGACAGGTGCCGAACTCGTCGCCCAGCGCCTGCGTGAAGCGGTCAACCGGACCCTCTTCAGCTCTAAAGGGTTGAATATTCCGGTCACCGCCAGTTTCGGCGTTGCCAGCCTCGGCCGCCAGGATGACAGCAAGTCCCTGTTCGACAAGGCCGATCATGCCATGTACGAGGCGAAAAAAGCCGGTCGCAACCGGGTCGTCGCCTTCTTTGCAGAGCAGGCCAAACAGAGTGAAGTTAGCTGA
- a CDS encoding thioredoxin family protein, with translation MLLKKFWIIVPAALLLLAGKPALAADGEGLDEGMNNPGYHEKPAWFKNSFLDIREDIEEAAQQDKRLMLYFYQDGCPYCAKLLQDNFGQKNIADVTQENFDVIAINMWGDREVTDLNGNMLTEKKFAENLKVMFTPTLLMMNENGQVVLRINGYYAPNKFMAALEYVSQKKENQLSFREYYKQQGGEKASGKLHQADFLMGPPYNLEKLTSREQPLLLMFEQKQCKACDELHGDIYPREATREQLKRFDVVRLDMWSDQKVVGPDGKRTTAKKLAGELNIKYAPTLVFFDNSGNEVFRAEAYLRAFHVQSVMDYVASGAYKEQPNFQRYISARADKLEAQGVHVDLWD, from the coding sequence ATGCTGCTGAAGAAATTCTGGATAATTGTCCCGGCGGCGCTGTTGCTGCTGGCCGGCAAACCCGCGCTGGCCGCCGACGGTGAGGGGCTGGATGAAGGAATGAACAACCCGGGCTATCACGAGAAACCGGCCTGGTTCAAAAACTCATTCCTGGATATTCGCGAGGATATCGAAGAAGCCGCGCAGCAGGACAAGCGGTTGATGCTCTATTTTTATCAGGATGGCTGTCCCTATTGCGCCAAGTTGCTGCAGGATAACTTCGGTCAGAAAAATATTGCCGATGTGACACAGGAAAACTTCGATGTCATCGCCATCAATATGTGGGGCGACCGGGAAGTGACCGATCTGAATGGCAATATGCTGACCGAAAAGAAGTTCGCCGAGAACCTGAAGGTCATGTTTACCCCGACGCTGTTGATGATGAATGAAAACGGCCAGGTCGTGCTGCGCATCAACGGCTATTATGCACCGAACAAATTCATGGCGGCCCTGGAATACGTCAGCCAGAAAAAAGAAAACCAGCTGAGTTTTCGTGAGTATTACAAACAGCAGGGCGGCGAGAAAGCCAGCGGCAAATTGCACCAGGCCGATTTCCTGATGGGACCACCGTATAACCTGGAAAAACTGACCAGCAGGGAACAACCCCTGTTGTTAATGTTCGAACAAAAGCAATGCAAGGCCTGCGACGAGCTGCACGGAGATATCTATCCGCGCGAGGCAACCCGCGAACAGCTGAAGCGTTTTGACGTGGTACGCCTGGATATGTGGAGCGATCAAAAAGTCGTCGGTCCCGACGGCAAGCGCACCACCGCCAAAAAACTGGCCGGCGAACTGAATATCAAATATGCCCCGACGCTGGTGTTTTTCGATAACAGCGGTAACGAGGTCTTCCGTGCCGAGGCCTATCTGCGTGCTTTCCACGTCCAGTCAGTGATGGACTACGTCGCCTCCGGCGCCTACAAGGAACAGCCCAACTTCCAGCGCTACATCTCCGCCCGGGCCGACAAACTCGAAGCACAGGGCGTGCATGTGGATCTCTGGGATTAG
- a CDS encoding YciK family oxidoreductase, translating into MTTSLIDYQPAADLLQDRIILVTGAGDGIGAALATSLAAHGASVILLGRTVKKLEKVYDAIVAAGYPQPAIVPLDLEGATADHYQELADSLQQEFGRLDGLVHNAAYLGALMPVEHYDLQLWARVLQINLTAPFLLTRAVLPLLKQSKAASVIFTSASEIQGGRAYWGAYSVSKAGADNLMQILASELETNTPIRINSLIPGPVQSQTRRTAFPGEDPNQHATIERILPAYLYLLGPDSENVNGQILQAQGTS; encoded by the coding sequence ATGACAACATCACTCATTGATTATCAGCCTGCCGCGGATCTGTTGCAGGATCGAATCATTCTTGTCACCGGTGCCGGCGACGGTATCGGCGCCGCCCTGGCCACTTCACTCGCGGCCCACGGCGCGAGCGTGATTCTGCTGGGACGAACGGTTAAAAAACTGGAAAAAGTCTACGATGCGATCGTCGCCGCCGGCTATCCACAGCCGGCCATCGTGCCGCTGGATCTGGAAGGCGCCACGGCCGATCACTATCAGGAACTTGCCGACTCCCTGCAACAGGAGTTCGGTCGCCTGGACGGGCTGGTGCATAATGCCGCCTATCTTGGCGCGTTAATGCCGGTGGAACATTATGATCTGCAATTGTGGGCCCGGGTATTGCAAATCAATCTGACCGCGCCGTTCCTGCTGACCCGCGCCGTTTTACCGTTATTAAAACAGTCAAAAGCGGCGTCGGTAATTTTTACCTCCGCCAGCGAGATCCAGGGCGGGCGCGCCTACTGGGGCGCCTACAGCGTGAGCAAGGCCGGTGCCGATAACCTGATGCAGATCCTGGCCAGCGAACTGGAAACCAACACCCCCATCCGCATCAACAGCCTCATCCCCGGCCCGGTACAGAGCCAGACCCGTCGCACCGCCTTCCCCGGGGAAGATCCCAACCAGCACGCCACCATCGAGCGGATCCTGCCCGCCTATCTCTACCTGCTCGGCCCCGACAGCGAAAACGTCAACGGCCAGATCCTGCAGGCGCAAGGTACTAGCTGA